Proteins encoded by one window of Orbaceae bacterium BiB:
- the pstC gene encoding phosphate ABC transporter permease PstC: MVKQKSVSNTPNRWGDIIFDLIVRGAGIGVLLLLGGIILSLMIAAWPSITHFGFAFLWNKEWNVPAEEFGALVPIYGTLVTSAIALIIAVPVSFGIALFLTELSPTWLKRPLGIAIELLAAIPSIVYGMWGLFVFAPLFSVYFQIPISDIFANIPILNIFFTGPAFGIGILAAGLILAIMIIPYIASVMRDVFEQTPVLMKEAAYGVGCTTWECVRYIVLPYTKNGVIGGIMLGLGRALGETMAVTFIIGNTYQLDSFSLFMPGNSITSTLANEFAEAEPGLHTAALMELGLILFVITFIVLGFSKLLIARLNRKEGKS; the protein is encoded by the coding sequence ATGGTTAAACAAAAATCAGTTAGCAATACACCAAATCGATGGGGCGATATTATTTTTGATCTTATTGTCAGGGGCGCTGGTATTGGTGTTTTATTGCTTTTAGGTGGCATTATTTTATCACTGATGATTGCTGCTTGGCCAAGTATTACGCATTTTGGCTTTGCTTTTTTATGGAATAAAGAGTGGAATGTGCCCGCTGAAGAGTTTGGCGCTCTCGTTCCTATTTATGGTACATTAGTAACATCAGCGATTGCACTAATTATTGCTGTACCAGTCAGTTTTGGTATTGCACTATTTCTAACTGAATTATCGCCTACATGGCTCAAACGTCCACTGGGTATCGCTATTGAATTATTAGCGGCTATTCCAAGTATCGTATATGGTATGTGGGGATTATTTGTTTTTGCGCCACTTTTTTCTGTCTATTTTCAAATCCCAATTTCTGATATTTTTGCTAATATTCCTATTTTAAATATATTTTTTACCGGGCCAGCCTTTGGTATTGGTATTTTAGCCGCGGGGCTCATTCTGGCGATTATGATTATTCCTTATATCGCTTCAGTTATGCGCGATGTATTTGAACAAACTCCTGTATTAATGAAAGAAGCGGCTTATGGCGTTGGCTGTACTACTTGGGAGTGTGTACGTTATATCGTTCTACCTTATACTAAAAATGGTGTTATTGGCGGTATTATGTTAGGTCTTGGACGAGCCTTAGGTGAAACGATGGCGGTAACATTTATTATTGGTAATACTTATCAACTGGATAGTTTCTCATTGTTTATGCCTGGTAATAGTATTACTTCGACTCTAGCTAATGAGTTTGCCGAAGCTGAACCTGGTTTACATACCGCAGCATTAATGGAATTAGGATTAATCCTATTTGTTATTACATTTATTGTTCTTGGTTTTTCAAAGTTATTAATTGCGCGTTTGAATAGAAAAGAGGGTAAATCATAA
- a CDS encoding ABC transporter permease yields the protein MSLKTLYRTFALIRKELILLLQDKQTRTILIMPVLIQILVFPFAATLNVTNVTVAIYRTAIDPISTEIIDNITHSESFSHTLYLDSAEQIASVINEQKALLVVRFADDFAQKWLSRQSSQIQLILDGRQSNSAQIAADYVQQIIMQYQKQSQCDNQQLCNDNQLVIRNWFNPNLDYKWFVLPCLVALITTIGVLIVTSLSVAREREQGTLDQLRVSPLSTWQIFIGKAVPAVIVATLQGSLVLLFSIFLYKIPFQGSLVYYYLCIICYGLSLVGFGLFISALCSTQQQAFIGIMTFMVPAVLLSGYIAPVENMPEFLQKITWINPIRHFTELTKQIYLKDAEFTIIWQNLWPLLLITLLMGSIAYYLFKRKLG from the coding sequence ATGAGTCTGAAAACATTATATCGAACCTTCGCATTAATTCGTAAAGAGTTAATCTTACTGCTGCAAGATAAACAAACTCGTACTATTTTAATCATGCCGGTATTGATTCAAATCTTAGTCTTTCCGTTTGCCGCAACGCTGAATGTTACGAATGTGACGGTAGCAATCTATCGAACTGCTATTGATCCTATCTCGACAGAGATCATTGATAATATTACTCACTCAGAAAGTTTCTCTCACACGCTATATTTAGATTCAGCAGAGCAGATAGCATCGGTTATTAATGAGCAAAAAGCCCTGTTAGTTGTACGCTTTGCTGATGATTTTGCTCAGAAATGGTTATCCAGACAGTCATCGCAAATTCAATTAATTCTAGATGGCCGTCAATCAAATAGTGCGCAAATTGCTGCAGATTATGTTCAACAAATCATAATGCAATATCAGAAACAGTCGCAGTGTGATAACCAGCAACTATGCAATGATAATCAATTGGTAATTCGTAACTGGTTTAACCCTAATTTGGATTATAAGTGGTTTGTTTTACCTTGTTTAGTTGCCTTAATTACGACTATTGGTGTGCTTATTGTGACTTCGCTATCTGTTGCCCGGGAACGAGAGCAGGGAACCTTAGATCAGCTACGGGTTTCACCATTAAGTACATGGCAGATCTTTATTGGTAAAGCGGTTCCTGCTGTGATTGTCGCTACTTTGCAGGGATCGCTGGTTCTTCTATTTAGTATATTCTTATATAAAATTCCATTTCAAGGTTCATTGGTCTATTACTATTTATGTATTATCTGTTATGGCCTCTCTTTGGTCGGTTTCGGATTATTTATTAGCGCATTATGTTCAACACAACAACAAGCATTTATTGGGATAATGACATTTATGGTGCCTGCAGTGTTGTTGTCTGGTTATATTGCCCCTGTTGAAAATATGCCCGAATTTTTACAAAAAATAACTTGGATTAATCCGATTCGCCACTTTACTGAGTTAACTAAACAGATCTACCTTAAAGACGCTGAATTTACCATTATTTGGCAAAATTTATGGCCACTGTTACTTATTACTCTTCTTATGGGAAGTATTGCTTACTACTTATTTAAAAGAAAGCTAGGTTAA
- the pstA gene encoding phosphate ABC transporter permease PstA, producing MKPSPINYRQHWRKVKNQLVISLSLLTVVFGLFWLIWILLSTFDKGFDSLSMAVFTEMTPPPNTEGGGLANAIMGSFLLIIWATLIGTPLGILAGIYLAEYGKKSFLANIIRFINDVLLSAPSIIIGLFVYMLVVTQMGRFSGIAGIIALALIQLPIIVRTTENMLLLVPGTLREAAYALGAPRWQVILKITLKASISGIVTGVLLAIARIAGETAPLLFTSLSNQFWSTDLTNPIANLPVTIFKFAMSPFIEWQQLAWVGVLLITLFVLFLNILARLLFANKIK from the coding sequence ATGAAACCGTCTCCTATTAATTATCGACAGCATTGGCGTAAGGTTAAGAATCAATTAGTGATCAGTTTATCACTGCTCACGGTTGTATTTGGTCTATTTTGGTTAATTTGGATTTTGTTATCAACCTTTGATAAAGGTTTTGATAGCTTATCAATGGCTGTTTTTACTGAAATGACACCACCACCTAATACTGAAGGCGGTGGGTTAGCTAATGCAATTATGGGGAGTTTTTTACTGATTATTTGGGCGACATTAATTGGCACCCCATTAGGTATTTTAGCTGGAATTTATCTAGCAGAATATGGCAAAAAGTCATTTTTGGCCAATATCATTCGTTTTATTAATGATGTACTCCTTTCTGCACCATCGATTATTATTGGACTATTTGTCTATATGCTTGTGGTAACTCAGATGGGGCGTTTTTCAGGGATTGCAGGAATTATTGCCTTAGCCTTAATTCAACTACCTATCATTGTTAGAACTACTGAAAATATGCTGTTACTCGTGCCAGGAACGTTGCGAGAAGCCGCTTATGCTTTAGGTGCACCGCGTTGGCAGGTGATTTTAAAAATTACTTTAAAAGCCTCTATATCAGGTATTGTTACTGGGGTATTACTTGCTATTGCGCGTATTGCTGGTGAGACTGCACCATTGTTATTTACTTCGTTATCTAACCAATTCTGGAGTACGGATTTAACCAATCCAATTGCTAATTTACCAGTGACTATTTTTAAATTTGCCATGAGTCCATTTATTGAATGGCAGCAATTGGCATGGGTTGGGGTATTACTGATCACACTATTTGTTTTATTCCTTAATATTCTCGCAAGACTGTTATTTGCGAACAAAATTAAATAG
- a CDS encoding AbgT family transporter, which translates to MVDSLAPNKGFLNRIERIGNAMPSITMLFLYALIICWVLSFLLSFVSFDYVNPLDPTGEKIQVINMFDYSEIVTFLTKMVGNFITFPPLAITIVATLGIGIAEGSGFINTALKKMLSIISPKMLTPTVAFVGVVAHIVSDSAYVILMPVSALMFYASGRHPLAGVATAFAGLAGGFTASYTPSQIDPILQSFTEKAAHLLDPSYSVNVLCNYFFSLGGTFGVILVCWFVTEKIVEPWLNKNCPVDCTNPTDSEDVKQITPSQAKGFRWAILSIIGLIVLLTALLYPESSPFRDPKTGSLTNSAAPVMQSIVPLLFIFFAVPGLIYGFVAGTFKSSKDVTNTMENITKSLISFIVFCFIAAQFLYSFGHSNIGTLISLTGADMLRSLSMPAWLTIIGMILLSSCINLIITSATSKWAIMAPVMVPMLMAVGLSPELTQASFRISAAVNVSTPMFPFYPLILSYCHKYCSKAGVGTLCSMMIPFSIGIWLVLVATLFIYWGFDIPIGFDSSYTYDLPRTQ; encoded by the coding sequence ATGGTTGATAGTCTTGCCCCCAATAAAGGATTTCTAAATCGTATTGAACGCATCGGTAATGCCATGCCAAGTATTACGATGCTTTTTTTATATGCATTGATTATTTGTTGGGTTCTCTCATTTCTACTCTCTTTTGTCAGTTTCGATTATGTTAACCCATTAGATCCAACGGGTGAGAAGATTCAAGTTATCAATATGTTTGATTACAGTGAAATTGTCACTTTTTTAACAAAGATGGTCGGTAATTTTATTACGTTCCCGCCATTGGCTATCACCATTGTGGCAACTCTCGGGATTGGTATTGCTGAAGGTAGCGGATTTATTAATACTGCCTTGAAAAAAATGTTAAGTATTATTTCACCGAAAATGTTAACACCAACAGTCGCTTTTGTCGGTGTTGTTGCACACATTGTCTCTGACTCTGCTTATGTGATTTTAATGCCAGTTTCAGCCTTAATGTTTTATGCGAGTGGACGTCACCCTTTAGCCGGTGTTGCAACGGCCTTTGCTGGTTTAGCGGGTGGATTTACGGCGAGCTATACCCCATCACAAATAGATCCTATCTTACAAAGTTTTACTGAAAAAGCAGCACATTTACTGGATCCTAGCTATAGTGTTAATGTCCTATGTAACTACTTTTTCAGTCTTGGTGGTACTTTTGGTGTGATTCTAGTGTGTTGGTTCGTTACAGAAAAAATTGTTGAACCTTGGCTTAATAAGAATTGTCCTGTTGACTGTACTAATCCAACCGACTCTGAAGATGTAAAACAGATCACGCCTAGCCAAGCGAAAGGATTCCGTTGGGCAATTTTATCAATTATTGGCTTAATTGTATTGCTTACCGCACTACTCTACCCGGAAAGTTCGCCTTTTAGAGATCCTAAAACCGGTAGTTTAACGAATTCAGCGGCTCCCGTAATGCAGTCTATTGTACCATTATTATTTATCTTTTTTGCTGTTCCAGGGTTAATTTACGGTTTTGTTGCTGGCACGTTTAAATCATCAAAAGATGTCACCAATACGATGGAAAACATTACCAAATCGCTGATCTCTTTTATTGTTTTCTGTTTTATTGCTGCACAATTTTTATACTCTTTTGGTCACTCAAATATTGGTACATTAATCTCGCTTACTGGTGCAGATATGTTGCGTTCATTAAGTATGCCAGCATGGTTAACGATTATTGGCATGATTTTATTATCATCATGTATTAACCTGATTATTACCTCTGCAACCTCAAAATGGGCAATTATGGCACCGGTTATGGTACCTATGTTAATGGCAGTAGGTCTTTCGCCAGAATTAACTCAAGCCTCATTTAGAATTAGTGCCGCCGTCAATGTCAGTACCCCAATGTTCCCATTTTACCCATTAATTTTATCTTACTGCCATAAATACTGCTCTAAGGCCGGCGTTGGTACACTATGCTCAATGATGATTCCATTCTCAATTGGTATCTGGTTAGTATTGGTTGCCACCTTGTTTATTTACTGGGGTTTTGATATTCCAATCGGTTTTGACAGTAGTTATACTTATGATTTACCACGTACACAATAA
- the pstS gene encoding phosphate ABC transporter substrate-binding protein PstS — protein MNRRVILSTLIGSLFAFSLTAQADVNLTGAGASFPAPIYAKWADSYYKQTQVKVNYQAIGSSGGIKQINAKTVDFGASDMPLSDSQLKEQGLFQFPTVIGGIVIVVNVNGITSGQLLLDGQTLGDIFLGKIKKWNDPAIAKLNPTLNLPNLAINVVRRADGSGTSYVFTQYLSKVNSVWKDEVGVGTVVNWPTGIGGKGNDGVAAFVQRLPGSIGFVEYAYAKQNHLTYSKLYSADHTIVEPSETSFSAAAQNAKWDQSFAQDLTFQSGENAWPITSATFILLQKQQDNSSKGRAVLDFFNWTYQYGKDQAVALDYAVLPESVVKTINQAWHTQITDKQGAEIYPVKN, from the coding sequence ATGAACAGACGAGTGATATTATCAACATTAATTGGTTCACTATTTGCATTTTCGCTAACAGCGCAAGCCGATGTCAATTTAACTGGGGCCGGTGCCTCTTTCCCAGCTCCGATTTATGCCAAATGGGCAGATAGCTACTATAAGCAGACTCAAGTTAAAGTTAATTATCAGGCAATTGGTTCATCTGGTGGTATTAAACAAATTAATGCTAAAACAGTTGATTTTGGTGCAAGTGATATGCCGCTATCTGATAGCCAATTAAAAGAACAAGGATTATTTCAATTCCCAACAGTAATTGGTGGTATTGTTATTGTTGTTAATGTTAATGGAATTACATCCGGTCAATTGTTGCTAGATGGACAAACATTAGGCGATATCTTTTTAGGTAAGATTAAAAAATGGAATGATCCTGCTATTGCAAAACTAAATCCAACATTAAATTTACCTAACCTAGCCATTAATGTGGTTAGAAGGGCGGACGGTTCTGGTACTTCATATGTATTTACTCAATATCTAAGTAAAGTAAATAGCGTTTGGAAAGATGAAGTAGGGGTTGGTACCGTTGTTAATTGGCCAACAGGTATTGGTGGTAAAGGTAATGATGGTGTAGCGGCATTTGTACAACGTTTACCTGGTTCAATCGGTTTTGTTGAATATGCTTATGCAAAACAAAATCACCTAACTTATAGTAAACTCTATTCAGCTGACCATACGATTGTTGAACCATCAGAAACCAGCTTTAGTGCAGCAGCGCAAAATGCAAAATGGGATCAATCATTTGCTCAGGACTTAACTTTCCAATCCGGTGAAAATGCTTGGCCAATTACATCTGCGACCTTTATTTTATTGCAAAAACAACAAGATAATAGTAGTAAAGGGCGAGCTGTTCTTGATTTCTTCAATTGGACTTATCAGTATGGTAAAGACCAAGCGGTAGCGCTTGATTATGCAGTATTACCTGAGAGTGTTGTGAAAACGATTAATCAAGCTTGGCACACTCAAATTACGGATAAACAAGGTGCTGAAATTTATCCAGTAAAGAACTAA
- a CDS encoding AI-2E family transporter — protein MSNQQKLGLFCLVGFSIFFIILMQVRLMPALIAGLLTYFLTLKLDSLLSKKMSRFGNKSKLLSVMLLLSIIMAIITIGSWYLFSWFINMAKHPVETMEAIHAIIDKVSQTLPEGIQSYLPDDMDQININITAYLKEHVFYLQSMATNAFHTLIILIVGMIIGLILGFKQQNRLDSYEDVPKTALVTALKASLDRLVMVFQYVVISQFFIAFFNAVMTAIFLFIILPIFGIHLPFSKSLVLATFVFGLIPIVGNLIVNVLMFFVGFTVSFYVAIIVLIYLILIHKMEYVLNAKIVGSKIEAGICELLIAMLFCETIFGVIGLVFAPIFYAFIKQSLKDLKLI, from the coding sequence ATGAGTAATCAGCAAAAGTTAGGGTTATTTTGTTTAGTCGGATTTTCTATTTTTTTTATTATATTGATGCAGGTGCGTTTAATGCCTGCATTAATTGCTGGTTTATTGACTTATTTTTTAACACTTAAATTAGACTCATTACTATCGAAAAAAATGAGTCGATTTGGTAACAAATCAAAACTGTTATCGGTGATGCTGTTATTATCAATCATTATGGCAATTATTACGATCGGTTCATGGTATCTGTTTTCATGGTTTATTAATATGGCTAAGCATCCAGTTGAAACGATGGAAGCGATACATGCCATTATTGATAAAGTTTCACAAACGCTACCAGAGGGCATTCAAAGTTATTTGCCCGATGATATGGACCAGATTAATATTAATATTACAGCTTATTTAAAAGAGCATGTTTTTTATTTGCAATCAATGGCGACCAATGCATTTCATACACTTATTATTTTAATTGTGGGGATGATTATTGGACTTATTTTAGGCTTTAAACAACAGAATCGTTTAGATAGTTATGAGGATGTACCAAAAACAGCGTTGGTTACAGCTTTAAAAGCGAGTCTTGATCGATTAGTTATGGTTTTTCAATATGTGGTTATTTCACAATTTTTTATTGCCTTTTTTAATGCTGTTATGACTGCCATTTTCTTATTTATTATTCTACCTATTTTTGGAATTCATCTACCATTTAGTAAAAGCTTAGTATTAGCCACTTTTGTGTTTGGTTTGATTCCAATAGTGGGGAACTTAATTGTCAATGTATTAATGTTTTTTGTCGGTTTTACGGTATCATTTTATGTGGCAATTATTGTACTTATTTATCTCATTTTGATTCATAAAATGGAATATGTATTAAATGCTAAAATTGTCGGCAGTAAAATTGAAGCAGGGATCTGTGAGCTACTTATTGCAATGCTGTTTTGCGAAACGATATTTGGTGTAATTGGCTTGGTATTTGCACCTATTTTTTATGCATTTATTAAACAATCATTGAAAGATCTAAAATTGATATAA
- the phoR gene encoding phosphate regulon sensor histidine kinase PhoR yields the protein MLKHNFWQRIVCEITLVLIIAAILGTVFGRVWLVITIALLVLILYYAYQLQRLSYWIWQQNNVYPSTGFGALNLLFYGLHKRQRRQRNKQNELANIIKRFRHGAESIPDSLLLVEDNGAITWCNKIAQNELNIHWPYDKGQNIVNLIRYPQFADYMAKRNFSQPLTLLFRQQYYIEFRIIPYIDKQWIVIARDVGHLYLAEKQRRDFFTNASHELRTPITVLKGYLDMLADDMISAEDYQKTIQTMQSQTNRMENLIEQILALSNIENSPLNKTMQKVNVPAILHNIEQDIKQIYPHYLVSFTIDDQLRVIGVKSQLESVITNLIYNAIKHTPDGTAINIEWRHVSYGAYFSVKDSGPGIASHHLNRLTERFYKVDDARFIASSSSGLGLAIVKHALLNHGNTKLQIRSKLTEGSQFSFVLPEQYIDHSNDI from the coding sequence TTGTTAAAACACAATTTTTGGCAACGTATCGTATGTGAAATTACACTAGTATTAATTATTGCCGCTATTTTAGGTACGGTTTTTGGACGAGTTTGGTTAGTCATAACGATAGCGCTATTAGTTCTAATATTGTATTACGCATACCAATTACAACGTTTATCCTATTGGATCTGGCAACAAAATAATGTCTATCCTTCAACGGGATTTGGTGCTTTAAATCTATTGTTTTATGGCTTACATAAGCGACAAAGAAGACAACGTAATAAGCAAAATGAGCTAGCGAATATTATTAAGCGTTTTCGCCATGGCGCTGAATCAATTCCTGATTCACTTTTACTCGTAGAAGATAATGGTGCAATAACGTGGTGCAATAAGATAGCGCAAAATGAGCTTAATATTCATTGGCCATATGATAAAGGACAAAATATTGTCAATCTTATCCGCTATCCTCAGTTTGCCGATTATATGGCGAAAAGAAATTTTTCTCAGCCTCTTACGTTATTATTTAGACAACAATACTATATTGAATTTAGAATTATTCCTTATATTGATAAACAATGGATTGTTATCGCCCGTGACGTGGGGCATCTCTATTTAGCAGAAAAACAGCGACGAGACTTCTTTACTAATGCTAGCCATGAATTAAGGACGCCGATTACTGTGCTTAAAGGTTATTTAGATATGCTTGCTGATGACATGATATCTGCTGAAGATTACCAAAAGACCATACAGACTATGCAGTCTCAGACTAATCGTATGGAAAACTTAATTGAGCAGATATTGGCGTTAAGTAATATCGAAAATAGTCCACTCAATAAAACGATGCAAAAGGTTAATGTGCCAGCCATCCTCCATAATATCGAACAGGATATTAAACAGATCTATCCACATTATTTAGTCTCATTTACTATTGATGATCAACTAAGGGTAATTGGTGTTAAGTCTCAGTTAGAAAGTGTCATAACGAATTTGATTTATAATGCAATCAAACACACACCAGATGGGACCGCTATTAATATTGAGTGGCGACATGTTAGTTATGGTGCTTATTTTAGTGTTAAAGACTCTGGTCCCGGTATCGCATCTCATCATCTCAACCGTTTAACCGAACGTTTTTATAAAGTTGATGATGCTCGATTTATTGCATCTAGTAGTAGTGGATTAGGGTTAGCTATTGTTAAACATGCGCTACTTAATCATGGTAACACCAAGTTACAAATCAGGAGTAAATTGACTGAGGGTAGCCAGTTCTCTTTTGTATTACCTGAGCAATATATCGATCATAGTAATGATATTTAA
- the phoB gene encoding phosphate regulon transcriptional regulator PhoB, whose product MTKTIFIVEDDHAIREMLRILLEHQNYQVIEAKDYPQAIAVSQSTPFHLVLLDWMLPGGNGLQFIKHLKKNESTRDIPILMLTAKQDENDQVMGFDVGADDYMTKPFSNKALIARIKALLRRSYPNNDAVLIFGELKIDLQSQRVFLADTELSLGPTEYKLLSFLASKPERVFTRDQLITAVWGNDSYIDDRTVDVHIGRLRKQLEKSEGERFIQTVRGSGYRFSV is encoded by the coding sequence ATGACAAAAACAATTTTTATCGTTGAAGATGATCATGCTATTCGGGAGATGTTACGTATTTTGCTTGAACATCAAAATTATCAAGTAATTGAAGCTAAGGACTATCCGCAGGCGATTGCAGTGAGTCAATCGACTCCTTTTCATTTAGTTTTGCTTGATTGGATGTTGCCGGGTGGTAATGGGCTACAATTTATCAAACACCTGAAAAAAAATGAGTCTACTCGTGATATTCCAATCCTTATGTTAACCGCTAAACAAGATGAGAATGATCAAGTAATGGGGTTTGATGTCGGTGCTGATGACTATATGACTAAACCTTTTTCAAATAAAGCATTGATTGCGAGAATAAAGGCTTTATTACGACGAAGTTATCCTAATAATGATGCTGTATTGATTTTTGGTGAATTAAAAATTGATTTACAATCGCAGCGTGTTTTTTTGGCTGATACTGAGCTCTCTTTAGGACCAACAGAATATAAATTGTTAAGTTTTCTGGCTAGTAAACCTGAACGGGTGTTTACTCGAGATCAATTGATTACTGCAGTTTGGGGTAACGATTCCTATATAGATGATAGAACGGTTGATGTGCATATTGGCCGTTTACGTAAACAGCTTGAAAAATCAGAAGGTGAGCGATTTATTCAAACAGTTAGAGGTTCTGGATATCGCTTTTCTGTGTAA
- the pepT gene encoding peptidase T produces the protein MQSIAQQLQQRFFRYVAITSQSCASHLNVPSTEGQRQLAQLLASELNEMGITDTYLDEHSVLIAHFKGKKSQAPKIGFVAHLDTVDVGLSPDIKPQIKPFTGDNICLNAEKNIWFNVEEHPEIKNYLNDEIIFSDGTSVLGADNKAAITVLMTLIQHISKHPENYGDIYVAFVPDEEIGLRGAKVMDLSRFPVDFAYTIDCCQLGEVVYETFNAASVNIKIKGVTAHPMSAKNVLVNPIRVAHDIISCFDRQDTPEHTEGREGYFYVTDLNANPDSAEIKLSIRDFDKTSYEARKHYISEVVNLIAARHPKAKIEYSVTDVYSNIHDSLGEDRTAIDLIFKGMEMLSITPKVIAMRGGTDGSALSKRGIFTPNYFTGAHNFHSFFEFLPMQSFIKSYQLTELICQLTAQTTK, from the coding sequence ATGCAATCAATAGCACAACAGTTACAACAACGATTTTTTAGATATGTGGCAATAACCTCACAAAGTTGCGCAAGTCATCTTAACGTACCGAGTACTGAAGGACAACGTCAATTAGCTCAACTACTGGCTAGTGAACTTAATGAGATGGGGATTACCGATACTTATTTAGATGAACATAGTGTGCTTATTGCACACTTTAAGGGTAAAAAATCACAAGCGCCTAAAATTGGGTTTGTTGCTCATTTAGATACCGTTGATGTTGGTTTATCACCAGATATAAAACCACAAATTAAGCCATTTACTGGCGATAATATCTGTTTAAATGCAGAAAAGAATATTTGGTTTAATGTAGAAGAACATCCAGAAATCAAAAATTACTTAAATGATGAGATTATTTTTAGTGATGGAACTAGCGTACTTGGCGCTGACAATAAAGCAGCTATCACTGTATTGATGACATTAATACAACATATCAGCAAACATCCCGAAAACTATGGTGATATCTATGTTGCTTTTGTGCCAGATGAAGAGATCGGACTACGTGGTGCGAAAGTGATGGATTTATCGCGTTTCCCAGTTGATTTTGCTTATACTATCGACTGCTGCCAATTAGGCGAAGTTGTTTATGAAACCTTTAATGCCGCCTCAGTCAATATTAAGATTAAAGGGGTGACGGCTCATCCAATGTCAGCTAAAAATGTCTTAGTTAACCCTATCCGTGTTGCTCATGATATTATTAGCTGCTTTGATCGTCAGGATACGCCCGAACATACTGAAGGTCGTGAAGGCTATTTTTATGTAACAGATCTTAATGCAAACCCAGACTCCGCTGAGATAAAACTCTCAATTCGTGACTTCGATAAAACAAGTTATGAAGCAAGAAAACATTATATCAGTGAAGTGGTTAATTTGATTGCAGCTCGCCATCCTAAAGCCAAAATTGAGTATAGCGTTACCGATGTTTATAGCAATATTCATGACTCTTTAGGTGAAGACAGAACCGCTATCGATTTAATTTTTAAAGGGATGGAAATGTTGTCTATCACACCAAAAGTCATTGCAATGCGCGGTGGTACTGATGGTTCTGCACTCTCTAAGCGCGGTATTTTTACACCGAACTATTTTACCGGTGCACATAACTTCCATTCATTTTTTGAATTTTTACCAATGCAGTCTTTTATTAAGAGTTATCAATTGACTGAGCTGATTTGTCAACTTACTGCACAAACTACAAAATAA